In a single window of the Anabas testudineus chromosome 17, fAnaTes1.2, whole genome shotgun sequence genome:
- the cldn1 gene encoding claudin-1, protein MASKGIQLLGFTLAFLGFMGSIASTVMVEWKASSYAGDNIITAQALYEGLWKTCASQSTGQIQCKVYDSLLQLPAIVQGTRGLMLASILLCTISVLVSMVGMKCTTCMEEQPEQKNKVALAGGVIFIIAGVLALAGASWYASRIAQDFYNPFTPTNSKFEFGSALYIGWGSAALIIIGGSFLCCNCSSKSSASAPRYPPSRSTAQPGGNYV, encoded by the exons ATGGCGAGTAAGGGGATACAGCTTCTGGGCTTCACGCTGGCCTTCCTGGGCTTTATGGGCTCGATAGCATCCACAGTCATGGTGGAGTGGAAAGCTTCATCCTATGCAGGAGACAACATCATCACGGCTCAGGCTCTGTATGAAGGACTTTGGAAAACCTGCGCATCGCAGAGCACTGGTCAGATTCAGTGTAAAGTCTACGATTCTCTCCTTCAACTACCAG CGATTGTACAGGGCACTCGAGGACTGATGTTGGCGTCCATCTTGCTGTGCACTATTTCTGTCTTGGTGTCGATGGTGGGCATGAAGTGCACAACCTGCATGGAAGAACAAccagagcagaaaaacaaagtggcGCTGGCTGGAGGGGTTATCTTCATTATCGCTG GCGTGTTAGCCCTGGCAGGAGCATCTTGGTATGCCAGCAGAATAGCACAGGACTTCTACAACCCCTTCACGCCTACTAATTCAAA GTTTGAATTCGGAAGTGCCCTGTATATTGGCTGGGGTTCAGCAGCTCTCATCATTATAGGAGGATCCTTCCTCTGCTGCAACTGCTCCAGTAAGAGCTCAGCGAGTGCCCCGCGCTACCCACCGTCCCGCTCCACGGCCCAGCCAGGAGGGAACTACGTCTAG
- the zgc:153913 gene encoding LRR and PCC domain-containing protein produces the protein MAKELGLTLLLVLLLCHDNTESQTVCPYKCQCFTPAQVLCADDRMAYVPSDTSKEVKDFIMMTSPLAYLFPHILADSPQLTKLVFLNNVLRSIHAQAFVNLTQLQELEISGNPMLDHLFPGTFSKQGNLTKLQLNFNKFPTVLPGMFDSLKKLETLEMKSNVISHLPAFLFLNLHNLRVLDLSQNKIEDVKRETFYGLANLEILKLNNNAIGNLTHVVFHNISQLLELHLEWNKITQLDHEVFSALTKLKVLNLRGNLLTTFSDKVFGFEASNLKELNLKDNRLTELSSLGRLTSLSDLILSSNRLSNLPEDIFRNITLLENLDLSENHFTSLPETIFSKLFRITSLHLNKNNISKVDAKLFEDQNLIQQLYLSDNQLETLPLGLFETFAIQHTVRLHGNPWKCDCHMSYLHDWVLRNSQVIEMLHRVSCKTPAFLRSQTILSLDKDQLVCPVSRDETSDLNSCSIQASGDTMIIKCKVDRCSPLTVKVQFQGVEGSIEEHILKNESESSQCSNEKISPIK, from the coding sequence ATGGCCAAAGAATTGGGCCTGACTCTGCTCCTGGTGCTGCTTCTCTGTCACGACAACACAGAGTCACAAACCGTGTGTCCATACAAATGCCAGTGTTTTACTCCGGCCCAAGTACTGTGTGCTGATGACCGAATGGCGTATGTACCGAGCGACACGTCCAAGGAGGTCAAGGACTTTATTATGATGACATCACCCCTGGCATACCTGTTCCCTCACATTTTAGCAGACAGCCCCCAGCTCACTAAGCTCGTCTTCCTAAACAATGTTCTGCGAAGTATTCACGCGCAGGCTTTTGTGAATCTGACTcagctgcaggagctggagaTTAGTGGAAACCCCATGCTGGACCATTTATTTCCAGGGACTTTTTCAAAGCAGGGAAACTTGACCAAGCTGCAACTGAACTTCAACAAGTTCCCAACTGTGCTTCCTGGCATGTTTGACTCATTGAAAAAGCTAGAAACTCTAGAGATGAAGAGCAACGTTATATCACACCTGCCAGCATTTCTCTTCCTGAATCTCCACAATCTGCGAGTCCTCGACTTGTCCCAAAATAAGATCGAGGACGTGAAAAGAGAGACTTTTTATGGTCTGGCCAACCTCGAGATCCTAAAATTAAACAACAACGCCATTGGCAATCTTACACATGTCGTGTTCCACAACATTTCTCAGCTACTAGAGCTTCACTTGGAGTGGAACAAGATAACGCAACTTGACCACGAAGTATTCTCTGCGTTAACCAAACTGAAGGTGCTAAACCTTCGTGGAAACCTTCTTACAACCTTCAGTGATAAAGTGTTTGGATTTGAGGCCTCAAATTTGAAGGAGCTGAACCTAAAAGACAACAGACTGACTGAGCTATCCTCCCTCGGCCGTTTGACGTCTCTTTCTGACCTTATTTTATCTTCTAACCGGCTCTCCAACCTTCCCGAAGACATCTTCAGAAATATTACACTGCTGGAGAACCTGGATCTCTCTGAAAACCACTTCACATCTCTGCCTGAAACCATTTTCAGTAAACTGTTCCGCATCACATCACTCCACCTCAACAAGAACAATATTAGTAAGGTGGATGCCAAACTGTTTGAAGACCAGAATCTCATTCAGCAGCTCTACCTGTCTGACAACCAGCTGGAAACTCTCCCTCTTGGACTTTTTGAAACATTTGCCATCCAGCACACAGTAAGGCTGCATGGAAACCCCTGGAAATGTGACTGCCACATGTCGTACCTGCATGACTGGGTGCTGAGAAACAGTCAAGTCATTGAGATGCTGCACAGGGTGAGCTGCAAGACTCCTGCTTTTTTGAGAAGCCAAACAATTCTATCTCTTGACAAGGACCAGCTTGTGTGTCCGGTGTCCAGAGATGAGACTTCTGATCTCAACAGCTGTAGCATACAGGCATCCGGTGACACCATGATCATCAAATGTAAAGTGGACAGATGCTCTCCACTGACAGTGAAGGTGCAGTTTCAGGGAGTTGAGGGCAGCATCGAGGAGCATATTTTGAAAAATGAGTCTGAATCTTCTCAATGTAGCAATGAGAAAATTAGCCCTATTAAGTAG